One region of Catenuloplanes indicus genomic DNA includes:
- a CDS encoding outer membrane protein assembly factor BamB family protein, whose protein sequence is MNRARLAALLILIVGACATIAVVPLVMRLVGDPVTGPGGLDGEGGTIAWTVDTANGSRDAWVFGDTAVVLDGTSLLGLRRGDGGRVWQLPYPAEDTALTVAGGVAVVQAGTDGPVDVIDPASGRTLWSAAGPVRMVARADALYLDSCPDRRDTPADCVLTKRRVADGATLWTMDATHVSVHENVIGARRPLAPPASAYLPVSVSEPGVRAALLDTTTGTVLPGRAEQRAWYTFAAGDTLVVTDHDPPRGDRDCTVTVTAVHARTGAAAWDGAIHSGRTAGGECTRSFPRIYSGSSELFGVGNEVAAVTRSGQATLVDVTTGETRWTTPEQGVPIAGDDESLLVRANAETGPIALLALADGRRLWSAPDTGLATTSASWEAVAHGDLVAVLGATGDRPYVLVYDARTGRQLARRGGWLTGVGEGWVMVSTGAGAGRLRLHMLTF, encoded by the coding sequence GTGAACCGCGCCCGGTTGGCGGCCCTGCTGATCCTGATCGTCGGTGCGTGCGCCACGATCGCCGTGGTGCCGCTGGTGATGCGCCTGGTGGGTGACCCGGTCACCGGCCCGGGCGGGCTGGACGGCGAGGGCGGCACGATCGCGTGGACGGTGGACACCGCGAACGGCTCACGGGACGCGTGGGTGTTCGGCGACACCGCGGTGGTGCTGGACGGCACCTCGCTGCTCGGCCTGCGCCGCGGCGACGGCGGGCGGGTGTGGCAGCTGCCGTACCCGGCCGAGGACACCGCGCTGACCGTGGCCGGTGGCGTCGCGGTGGTGCAGGCCGGGACGGACGGGCCGGTAGACGTGATCGACCCGGCGAGCGGGCGCACGCTGTGGTCCGCGGCCGGTCCGGTGCGCATGGTGGCCCGCGCGGACGCGCTCTACCTGGACTCCTGCCCGGACCGCCGGGACACGCCGGCGGACTGCGTGCTCACCAAGCGCCGGGTCGCGGACGGCGCGACGCTCTGGACCATGGACGCCACGCACGTGAGCGTGCACGAGAACGTGATCGGCGCGCGCCGGCCGCTGGCACCGCCCGCGTCCGCGTACCTGCCGGTCAGCGTGTCCGAGCCGGGGGTCCGGGCCGCGCTGCTGGACACCACGACCGGGACGGTGCTGCCGGGCCGGGCGGAGCAGCGGGCCTGGTACACGTTCGCGGCCGGGGACACACTGGTCGTCACGGATCATGACCCGCCGCGTGGCGACCGCGACTGCACGGTGACGGTGACCGCGGTGCACGCGCGCACCGGCGCGGCCGCCTGGGACGGCGCGATCCACAGCGGGCGGACGGCCGGCGGCGAGTGCACCCGTTCCTTCCCGAGGATCTACTCCGGCAGCTCCGAGCTGTTCGGCGTGGGGAACGAGGTGGCCGCGGTGACCCGCTCCGGGCAGGCCACGCTGGTCGACGTAACCACCGGCGAGACCCGCTGGACCACTCCGGAACAGGGCGTGCCGATCGCGGGCGACGACGAGTCGCTGCTGGTCCGGGCAAACGCGGAGACCGGGCCGATCGCGCTCCTCGCGCTGGCCGACGGCCGGCGGCTGTGGAGCGCGCCGGACACCGGGCTGGCGACCACGTCCGCGAGCTGGGAGGCGGTGGCGCACGGCGACCTGGTGGCGGTGCTGGGCGCGACCGGCGACCGGCCGTACGTGCTGGTCTACGACGCGCGGACCGGGCGGCAACTGGCCCGGCGGGGCGGCTGGCTGACCGGCGTCGGGGAGGGCTGGGTGATGGTGTCGACCGGTGCGGGCGCCGGCCGGCTCCGCCTGCACATGCTGACGTTCTGA
- a CDS encoding septum formation initiator → MSRRTVIAVAGWLAAAVAATLIGLAAIRLIGESITGTPGGVLSEREVLAALDSLPPPAPPSPSPSPSPSPSAVPPEPTAPLDDRRSFAVAGGTAVAACAADGRAELVTWSAAQGWSIARVERGPAREVRVEFEGAGDESELRIRCSGGVPAQHGPGDDDD, encoded by the coding sequence ATGAGTCGCCGTACCGTGATCGCCGTCGCCGGGTGGCTGGCCGCCGCGGTCGCCGCCACGCTCATCGGCCTGGCCGCGATCCGCCTGATCGGCGAGAGCATCACGGGTACGCCCGGCGGCGTGCTCTCCGAGCGGGAGGTGCTGGCCGCGCTGGACTCGCTGCCGCCGCCCGCGCCGCCGTCCCCGTCGCCGTCCCCGTCGCCGTCCCCGTCGGCCGTGCCTCCGGAGCCGACCGCGCCGCTGGATGACCGCCGGTCGTTCGCGGTGGCCGGTGGCACGGCCGTGGCCGCGTGCGCCGCGGACGGCCGCGCGGAGCTGGTCACCTGGTCGGCGGCGCAGGGCTGGTCAATCGCGAGGGTCGAGCGTGGGCCGGCCCGCGAGGTCAGGGTCGAGTTCGAAGGCGCCGGCGACGAGTCCGAGCTGCGGATCCGCTGCTCCGGCGGCGTACCGGCGCAGCACGGTCCCGGCGATGACGACGATTGA
- a CDS encoding response regulator transcription factor, translating to MARLLLIEDDLTIRLPLVRALTERGHAVAAAGTAMDGVRLAVDERPDLVVLDLGLPDLDGREMLRMLRAVSTVPVIVATARDDETEIVRVLDAGADDYLVKPFSAAQLDARVRAVLRRGAPAGDGDAAITVGQLRIDPRAREVTLAGAPVELTPREFDLLYHLAGRAGEVVTKRELLSEVWRIPYGGADKTVDVHISWLRRKLGENAAAPRYLHTVRGVGVRLSAP from the coding sequence GTGGCCCGACTGCTCCTGATCGAGGACGACCTGACGATCCGCCTGCCGCTGGTCCGCGCGCTCACCGAGAGGGGGCACGCGGTCGCGGCGGCCGGCACCGCGATGGACGGCGTCCGCCTCGCCGTCGACGAACGCCCCGACCTGGTCGTGCTCGACCTCGGCCTGCCCGACCTGGACGGCCGGGAGATGCTCCGGATGCTGCGTGCGGTCAGCACGGTCCCGGTGATCGTCGCCACCGCGCGCGACGACGAGACCGAGATCGTCCGGGTGCTGGACGCGGGCGCGGATGACTACCTGGTCAAGCCGTTCAGTGCGGCACAGCTGGACGCCCGGGTGCGCGCGGTGCTCCGGCGCGGCGCACCGGCCGGCGACGGCGACGCCGCGATCACGGTCGGCCAGCTGCGCATCGACCCACGTGCCCGCGAGGTCACGCTGGCCGGTGCGCCGGTCGAGCTGACGCCGCGCGAGTTCGACCTGCTGTACCACCTGGCCGGGCGGGCCGGCGAGGTGGTCACCAAGCGCGAACTGCTCAGCGAGGTGTGGCGGATCCCGTACGGCGGCGCGGACAAGACCGTCGACGTGCACATCTCCTGGCTGCGCCGCAAGCTCGGCGAGAACGCGGCCGCGCCGCGATACCTGCACACGGTCCGCGGCGTCGGCGTGCGGCTGAGCGCGCCGTGA
- a CDS encoding HAMP domain-containing sensor histidine kinase, translating into MRGRLALLVAATTGLTMIAFLVPLALLLRDVAADRATVTATADAQAIVSVVGAADAATVRLTVERLALASGRPVTVFLADGTVLGDPVAPTPATRLGATGRSLTAETADGGREIVIAVQGRAEGTAVIRTLVPAAELTRGVPRSWLLLAVLAIVLVLLGLAVADRLARALVRPIVALSQVSHRLAGAELTARAEPDGPPEVREVAGALNHLAARIQELLHAEREHVADLSHRLRTPLTALRLEAESMRDRDEAARIQAAADGVESAVTAVIRAARAATAAGPVAPGECDAAAVVAERVEFWRVLAEDTGRDVTTEIAPGPLPVALTADDLAAAADALLGNVFAHTPDETPFTVRLRRTPGGGAALTVADRGPGIPAGLVRRGKSGGGSTGLGLDIARRAAQAAGGSLELGTAEPGGAAITLHLGVPGA; encoded by the coding sequence GTGAGGGGCCGGCTCGCGCTGCTGGTCGCCGCGACCACCGGCCTCACCATGATCGCTTTTCTGGTGCCGCTGGCACTGCTGCTCCGCGACGTCGCGGCCGACCGGGCCACCGTCACTGCGACCGCGGACGCGCAGGCCATCGTGTCCGTGGTCGGCGCCGCCGACGCAGCGACCGTGCGCCTGACCGTGGAGCGTCTCGCGCTCGCCTCCGGCCGCCCGGTGACCGTGTTCCTCGCGGACGGCACCGTACTCGGCGACCCGGTCGCGCCCACGCCCGCCACCCGGCTCGGCGCGACCGGCCGCAGCCTCACGGCGGAGACCGCGGACGGCGGCCGGGAGATCGTCATTGCGGTCCAGGGCCGCGCCGAGGGTACGGCCGTGATCCGCACCCTGGTCCCGGCCGCCGAGCTGACCCGCGGCGTACCCCGGTCCTGGCTGCTCCTCGCCGTGCTCGCGATCGTGCTCGTGTTGCTCGGGCTGGCCGTCGCGGACCGGCTGGCCCGCGCGCTGGTCCGGCCGATCGTCGCGCTCTCCCAGGTCTCGCACCGGCTGGCCGGCGCGGAACTGACCGCGCGCGCCGAACCGGACGGTCCACCCGAGGTACGCGAGGTCGCCGGAGCGCTGAACCACCTGGCCGCCCGCATCCAGGAGCTGCTGCACGCCGAACGCGAACACGTCGCCGACCTGTCCCACCGGCTGCGCACGCCGCTGACCGCGCTTCGGCTCGAGGCCGAGTCGATGCGCGACCGCGACGAGGCCGCCCGGATCCAGGCGGCCGCGGACGGCGTGGAGAGCGCGGTCACCGCCGTGATCCGCGCGGCGCGCGCCGCGACCGCGGCCGGTCCGGTCGCGCCGGGGGAGTGCGACGCCGCGGCCGTGGTGGCGGAACGCGTCGAGTTCTGGCGCGTGCTGGCCGAGGACACCGGCCGCGACGTGACCACCGAGATCGCGCCGGGCCCGCTGCCGGTCGCGCTGACCGCGGACGACCTGGCGGCCGCGGCCGACGCGCTGCTCGGCAACGTCTTCGCTCACACACCCGACGAAACCCCGTTCACGGTACGGCTGCGCCGCACGCCCGGCGGCGGTGCGGCACTCACCGTGGCGGACCGGGGTCCGGGCATCCCGGCCGGGCTGGTGCGCCGCGGGAAGAGCGGCGGCGGCTCGACCGGCCTCGGCCTGGACATCGCCCGCCGCGCGGCCCAGGCGGCCGGCGGAAGCCTGGAACTCGGCACGGCCGAACCCGGCGGCGCCGCGATCACGCTGCATCTCGGCGTGCCAGGAGCCTAA
- a CDS encoding PepSY domain-containing protein has translation MKRTTMLAAAAGAALVLGFGGTAVAAGLSDGSGSATSGLGTAATPSPAPSSDDSATPPVDPSSGEPGTPGPAPSSGDPSGSPSSSVSTAPATPPVAGGPVSREQAVAIARAHLGSGTVREVESDDVNDVPTWKVEFTTDHGRREINIEKATGRVIDDELDDRGGHGGDRSDGSSDDGKGRHGGDDDDRSGRRGGDDRDDD, from the coding sequence ATGAAGCGCACGACCATGCTGGCCGCGGCGGCCGGAGCCGCGCTGGTGCTGGGCTTCGGCGGCACCGCGGTGGCCGCCGGCCTGAGCGACGGCTCCGGCAGCGCCACGAGCGGCCTGGGCACGGCGGCCACGCCGTCCCCGGCACCGTCCTCCGACGACTCCGCCACGCCGCCCGTGGACCCGTCGTCCGGCGAGCCGGGCACGCCCGGGCCGGCCCCGTCGTCCGGCGATCCGTCCGGGTCGCCGTCGTCGTCCGTGTCCACCGCACCGGCGACGCCCCCGGTCGCCGGCGGCCCGGTGAGCCGGGAGCAGGCGGTGGCGATCGCGCGGGCCCACCTGGGTTCCGGCACCGTACGCGAGGTGGAGAGCGACGACGTGAACGACGTCCCGACCTGGAAGGTCGAGTTCACCACGGACCACGGGCGTCGCGAGATCAATATCGAGAAGGCCACCGGCCGCGTGATCGACGACGAACTCGACGACCGCGGCGGTCACGGCGGCGACCGCAGCGACGGCAGCAGCGATGACGGCAAGGGCCGGCACGGCGGCGATGACGACGACCGCAGCGGCCGCCGCGGTGGCGACGACCGCGACGACGACTGA
- a CDS encoding anthrone oxygenase family protein, with translation MDLLADATLVLAGTLTALIAGLFFSFSFVTNRGLGRLGDIGYLRAMQSINVAIVNPVFLAAFLGPLVLLPLALILRLQDGWSAEGGLLLAACALYVVGGFGVTVGANIPLNNRLDAVDLHSATDAEASSVRRWFEVPWARWHALRTAATTLSVASVLVAALMS, from the coding sequence ATGGATCTTCTCGCCGACGCGACGCTGGTGCTGGCCGGCACGCTGACCGCGCTCATCGCCGGCCTGTTCTTCTCGTTCTCGTTCGTCACGAACCGGGGCCTCGGCCGCCTCGGCGACATCGGATACCTGCGCGCCATGCAGTCGATCAACGTGGCGATCGTGAACCCGGTGTTCCTGGCCGCGTTCCTCGGCCCACTGGTGCTGCTGCCGCTGGCGCTGATCCTCCGCCTGCAGGACGGCTGGTCCGCCGAGGGCGGGCTGCTGCTCGCGGCCTGCGCGCTGTACGTCGTGGGCGGCTTCGGCGTCACCGTCGGCGCGAACATCCCGCTGAACAACCGGCTGGACGCGGTCGACCTGCACTCCGCGACCGACGCGGAGGCCAGCTCGGTACGCCGGTGGTTCGAGGTGCCGTGGGCCCGGTGGCACGCGCTGCGCACCGCCGCGACCACGCTGTCGGTCGCATCGGTGCTGGTGGCGGCGCTGATGTCTTAA
- a CDS encoding LysR family transcriptional regulator: MGDRREPSIHQLRLLLGLAAHLHFGRAAEALRISQSALSMQIRALEDRLGVRLVERTSRTAELTTAGRALLPVIEETVAAVDRLLEAAAARSADLDRELVVGAVDTEAAMPHTAAILRRVQTGDPSIRVSVRSIGFVDQIRALTSGKVDVAFLRPPLPPGIESLQLATEPRVACLPVNDPLARAGRPVPLARLARHPVLDVPAGVPRDWWSFWAADPRPDGTPVTYGPVVGDLETLLRAVADGRGIAFLPAAARTTFARPGVAYVDVTGLPPSTSALAWLAENSSAPAIAAIRAAAGSLLKA; the protein is encoded by the coding sequence ATGGGCGACCGCCGTGAGCCGAGCATCCACCAGCTGCGCCTGCTCCTCGGCCTCGCCGCCCACCTCCACTTCGGACGCGCGGCCGAGGCGCTGCGGATCAGTCAGTCCGCGCTCAGCATGCAGATCCGCGCGCTGGAGGACCGGCTCGGCGTGCGGCTGGTCGAGCGCACCAGCCGGACCGCGGAGCTGACCACGGCCGGGCGCGCGCTGCTGCCCGTGATCGAGGAGACCGTCGCGGCCGTCGACCGGTTGCTCGAGGCGGCCGCCGCGCGCAGCGCCGACCTGGACCGCGAGCTGGTCGTCGGCGCGGTCGACACCGAGGCCGCGATGCCGCACACCGCCGCGATCCTGCGCCGGGTGCAGACCGGCGACCCGTCGATCCGGGTGAGCGTGCGCAGCATCGGGTTCGTCGACCAGATCCGCGCGCTGACCAGCGGCAAGGTGGACGTGGCGTTCCTCCGGCCGCCGCTGCCGCCGGGCATCGAGTCGCTCCAACTGGCCACCGAGCCGCGCGTCGCCTGCCTGCCGGTGAACGATCCGCTGGCCCGCGCCGGCCGCCCGGTGCCGCTGGCCCGGCTGGCCCGGCACCCCGTCCTGGACGTGCCGGCCGGCGTACCGCGGGACTGGTGGTCGTTCTGGGCCGCCGACCCGCGGCCGGACGGGACGCCGGTCACCTACGGCCCGGTCGTCGGCGACCTGGAGACGCTGCTCCGGGCGGTCGCGGACGGGCGCGGTATCGCGTTCCTGCCGGCGGCCGCGCGCACCACGTTCGCCCGGCCCGGCGTGGCCTACGTGGACGTCACCGGCCTGCCACCGTCCACCTCCGCGCTGGCCTGGCTCGCGGAGAACTCGTCCGCCCCGGCGATCGCGGCGATCCGGGCGGCCGCCGGGAGCCTGCTGAAGGCGTGA
- a CDS encoding SigE family RNA polymerase sigma factor — protein sequence MTFDEYVLARGPALVRFARLLTGDEHRAEDLVQDVLASAYVRWRRVGAVDRPDLYVRRMLVNAHHSWRRRLMNREVSVDTVRETATVRDPAAETDERDAMWRLVTRLSPRQRTVIVLRYYEDYDDATIAELLQCSQGTVRTQAKRALDRLQALTGRGETADVRRS from the coding sequence GTGACGTTCGATGAGTACGTGCTGGCGCGGGGCCCGGCCCTGGTGCGGTTCGCGCGGCTGCTGACGGGCGACGAGCACCGGGCCGAGGATCTGGTGCAGGACGTGCTGGCCAGCGCCTACGTGCGGTGGCGGCGGGTGGGCGCGGTGGACCGGCCGGACCTCTACGTGCGGCGGATGCTGGTCAACGCGCACCACTCGTGGCGACGCCGGCTGATGAACCGCGAGGTCAGCGTGGACACGGTGCGGGAGACCGCGACCGTGCGGGACCCCGCGGCCGAGACCGACGAGCGGGACGCGATGTGGCGGCTGGTCACCCGGCTGTCACCGCGGCAGCGGACCGTGATCGTGCTGCGGTACTACGAGGACTACGACGACGCGACCATCGCGGAGCTGTTGCAGTGCAGCCAGGGCACCGTCCGTACCCAGGCAAAACGCGCCCTGGACAGGTTGCAGGCCCTGACCGGCCGAGGGGAGACCGCCGATGTCCGCCGATCGTGA
- a CDS encoding MalY/PatB family protein, whose translation MSDFAVDTARLRSGHGVKWGSLPPGTLGAWVADMDFAPAPVIRRRLAELTDLGYPHWPDGDPVIAAFEERMAARHGWTPAPGRTRVLSDLIQTLQVVIEHATRPGDRIAIHLPNYPPFLASITRAGRHVVPLPVVPPDGFDLRETLRGCAMLVVVNPHNPTGHVFTRAELDALATAAAELDLLVLADEIHADLVHAPHRHIPFASLSADAAARTVTATSATKAFNIAGVRCAVAHIGDGVLWERLAALPLDYLGQPGLHGRVATTTAWREAGPWLDGLMALLTENRARITEWAATLPWETGYRTPDATYLAWLDCTGSPLGPDPAGRLLRDAGVKVGAGAEFSPDTAGFIRINFATGPDVLTEILDRISRHAVYAAAG comes from the coding sequence GTGAGCGACTTCGCGGTGGACACCGCCCGGCTGCGGTCCGGGCACGGCGTGAAGTGGGGCTCGCTGCCGCCCGGCACGCTCGGCGCCTGGGTCGCGGACATGGACTTCGCGCCCGCCCCGGTCATCCGCCGCCGCCTCGCCGAGCTCACCGACCTCGGCTATCCGCACTGGCCGGACGGTGACCCGGTGATCGCCGCGTTCGAGGAACGGATGGCCGCCCGGCACGGCTGGACCCCGGCGCCCGGCCGCACCCGGGTCCTATCCGACCTGATCCAGACGCTCCAGGTCGTGATCGAGCACGCGACCCGACCCGGCGACCGGATCGCGATCCACCTGCCGAACTATCCGCCGTTCCTGGCCTCGATCACCCGGGCCGGACGCCACGTCGTGCCGCTCCCGGTCGTACCGCCGGACGGTTTCGATCTGCGGGAGACGCTGCGCGGGTGCGCCATGCTGGTCGTGGTCAACCCGCACAATCCGACCGGCCACGTCTTCACCCGCGCGGAACTGGACGCGCTCGCGACCGCCGCCGCCGAACTCGACCTGCTGGTCCTCGCGGACGAGATCCACGCCGACCTGGTCCACGCGCCGCACCGGCACATCCCGTTCGCGTCGCTGTCCGCGGACGCCGCGGCCCGCACGGTCACCGCGACGTCCGCCACCAAGGCCTTCAACATCGCGGGGGTACGCTGCGCGGTCGCCCACATCGGCGACGGCGTGCTGTGGGAGCGGCTGGCCGCGCTGCCGCTCGACTACCTCGGCCAGCCCGGCCTGCACGGCCGGGTCGCCACCACCACGGCATGGCGGGAGGCCGGCCCCTGGCTGGACGGCCTGATGGCCCTGCTCACCGAGAACCGCGCCCGGATCACCGAGTGGGCGGCGACGCTGCCGTGGGAGACCGGCTACCGCACACCGGACGCGACCTACCTCGCCTGGCTCGACTGCACCGGCTCACCGCTCGGCCCGGACCCGGCCGGCCGGCTGCTCCGCGACGCGGGCGTCAAGGTCGGCGCCGGCGCGGAGTTCTCCCCGGACACCGCCGGATTCATCCGGATCAACTTCGCGACCGGCCCGGACGTGCTCACCGAGATTCTCGACCGGATTTCCCGGCACGCTGTCTACGCGGCGGCCGGGTGA
- a CDS encoding mycothiol transferase, protein MISTDDYLYFVGRALDGMSAIVAGLGDELAGTTPPLPGANSPFALLTHCVGVADYWSGALVAGRAVHRDRDAEFTAAGPVAPLLAEVRALRDRLAADVTGLDGDAPLHGTPPAGYAGPPRTLTRGGALLHVLEELAQHHGQMEILRDALVSGVRP, encoded by the coding sequence TTGATATCAACCGACGACTACCTCTACTTCGTCGGGCGCGCGCTCGACGGCATGTCCGCCATCGTGGCCGGGCTCGGCGACGAACTGGCCGGCACGACGCCGCCGCTGCCCGGCGCCAACTCACCGTTCGCGCTGCTCACGCACTGTGTGGGCGTGGCCGACTACTGGTCCGGCGCGCTCGTCGCGGGCCGGGCCGTGCACCGTGACCGCGACGCTGAGTTCACCGCGGCCGGCCCGGTCGCGCCACTGCTGGCCGAGGTGCGCGCGCTGCGCGACCGGCTCGCCGCGGACGTCACCGGCCTGGACGGTGACGCACCACTGCACGGGACTCCCCCGGCCGGCTACGCCGGTCCGCCGCGCACGCTCACCCGCGGCGGCGCGCTGCTGCACGTGCTGGAGGAACTGGCCCAGCACCACGGCCAGATGGAGATCCTCCGGGACGCGCTGGTGAGCGGGGTCCGGCCGTGA
- a CDS encoding CGNR zinc finger domain-containing protein, whose product MEFVFIGGNLALDLLGTLKWRRTEPLEGLRTTDDAARWAVEAGLVTSRPKLTPIDVEALRALRESIYRLVTALREGTPIPRADQAAVNEAAAGPRVLTRLVGLDARRTGTAAAIEAEVAVAAITVIADLYASRGPRLRECERQDCTRLFLDRSRGRTRTWCGMSECGNRVKAAGYRARKAAVRTA is encoded by the coding sequence GTGGAGTTCGTGTTCATCGGCGGGAACCTGGCGCTCGACCTGCTCGGCACGCTCAAGTGGCGCCGCACCGAGCCGCTCGAGGGCCTGCGCACAACCGACGACGCCGCCCGCTGGGCGGTCGAGGCCGGGCTGGTCACGTCCCGCCCGAAGCTGACCCCGATCGACGTGGAAGCGCTCCGCGCGCTCCGGGAGAGCATCTATCGCCTGGTCACCGCGCTGCGGGAAGGGACGCCGATCCCGCGCGCCGACCAGGCCGCGGTCAACGAGGCCGCGGCCGGCCCGCGCGTGCTCACCCGGCTCGTCGGCCTGGACGCCCGCCGCACCGGTACGGCCGCGGCGATCGAGGCCGAGGTGGCCGTCGCCGCGATCACGGTGATCGCCGACCTGTACGCCAGCCGCGGACCACGCCTGCGGGAGTGCGAGCGCCAGGACTGCACCCGGCTGTTCCTCGACCGCTCCCGCGGCCGCACCCGCACCTGGTGCGGCATGAGCGAGTGCGGCAACCGCGTCAAGGCCGCCGGCTACCGCGCCCGCAAGGCGGCGGTGCGGACGGCGTGA
- a CDS encoding GAF domain-containing protein, which produces MTGTIDARLAAVYRYEILDTPRDGTFEGFARVAARQFRVPIATVTIVDADRVWFAAAEGLPGVAQIGTEPGLCASAVLQAGPYVVNDALVDPRTMDHPLVRGELGLRFYAAAPITTRDGHRLGTVNVIDSAPRDVTEDEAMLLTDLACLVAQHLDLRLATLLAVRAEQTLRHDADARATASAALVNRMRAAGAAQREAATLPEFCQLGGAGGCGAAAELKVADTWGDHAWGCPAHVEEVLTHASSVFLASQELNGLAGYRAR; this is translated from the coding sequence GTGACCGGCACGATCGACGCGCGGCTGGCCGCCGTCTACCGCTACGAGATCCTGGATACCCCACGGGACGGCACGTTCGAGGGCTTCGCGCGTGTTGCGGCGCGTCAGTTCCGGGTGCCGATCGCCACCGTGACCATCGTGGACGCCGACCGGGTCTGGTTCGCGGCCGCGGAGGGCCTGCCCGGTGTCGCGCAGATCGGCACCGAGCCGGGCCTGTGTGCGTCCGCCGTGCTGCAGGCCGGGCCGTACGTGGTGAACGACGCGCTGGTCGACCCACGCACGATGGACCACCCGCTGGTCCGCGGCGAACTCGGCCTCCGTTTCTACGCGGCCGCGCCGATCACCACCCGCGACGGTCACCGGCTCGGCACGGTCAACGTGATCGACTCCGCCCCGCGTGACGTCACCGAGGACGAGGCCATGCTGCTCACCGACCTGGCCTGCCTGGTCGCCCAGCACCTCGATCTGCGGCTGGCCACGCTGCTCGCGGTCCGCGCCGAGCAGACGCTGCGCCACGACGCGGATGCCCGCGCCACCGCGTCCGCCGCACTCGTCAACCGCATGCGCGCGGCCGGTGCCGCCCAGCGCGAGGCCGCCACCCTCCCGGAGTTCTGCCAGCTCGGCGGCGCCGGCGGCTGCGGCGCGGCGGCCGAGCTCAAGGTGGCGGACACCTGGGGCGACCACGCCTGGGGATGCCCGGCCCACGTCGAGGAGGTCCTCACCCACGCCTCCTCCGTCTTCCTGGCCAGCCAGGAACTCAACGGCCTCGCCGGCTACCGCGCCCGCTGA